From Pirellulales bacterium, one genomic window encodes:
- a CDS encoding type II toxin-antitoxin system prevent-host-death family antitoxin, producing the protein MATITLQEAQAKLSDLVHRLTPGEEVTITENDRPVAKLVSELPPPKPGLRPPPGLGKGYITILADNDDHLKDFAEYMPRLW; encoded by the coding sequence ATGGCCACGATCACGCTTCAAGAGGCCCAAGCAAAGCTGTCGGACTTGGTCCATCGACTCACGCCGGGTGAAGAGGTGACAATCACCGAAAATGACCGTCCCGTAGCGAAACTGGTCAGCGAGTTACCCCCGCCGAAGCCCGGCCTGCGCCCCCCGCCTGGCCTCGGCAAGGGTTACATCACGATCCTTGCGGACAATGACGACCATCTGAAGGATTTCGCGGAGTACATGCCACGTCTCTGGTGA
- a CDS encoding HAD family phosphatase, with product MIGPDSSQNDVSPSPPTAAVFDMDGLLFNTEDLYQDVGGELLRRRGHEFGPELLHAMMGRPGRVALQMMIDYHGLSDTVETLAAESARIFPAILDQRLALMRGVPELLAALEQSEIPKAVATSSGRPFTADVLGRFDLEPRFQFVLTAEDVAEGKPHPEIYLKAAACFGVPPGEMVVFEDSQNGCRAAVAAGAVVVAVPGGHSHLHDFSGATLVADTLADPRIYDLLQIPGPRTGFGTIEE from the coding sequence GTGATTGGCCCTGATTCTTCGCAAAATGACGTTTCCCCGTCGCCACCGACTGCCGCCGTTTTCGACATGGACGGCCTACTTTTCAACACCGAGGACCTTTACCAGGATGTCGGCGGCGAGCTGCTGCGGCGGCGAGGGCACGAATTCGGGCCGGAATTGCTGCACGCCATGATGGGGCGACCCGGCCGGGTGGCCCTGCAAATGATGATCGACTACCACGGCCTAAGCGACACCGTCGAAACCCTGGCCGCGGAGAGCGCCCGGATTTTCCCCGCCATTCTCGACCAGCGGCTGGCCTTGATGCGGGGCGTGCCTGAATTGCTGGCAGCCTTGGAACAATCGGAAATCCCCAAGGCGGTCGCCACCTCCAGCGGCCGGCCGTTCACCGCCGACGTTTTGGGACGCTTCGACCTCGAACCGCGCTTTCAGTTCGTCCTCACGGCCGAAGATGTCGCGGAAGGCAAGCCCCACCCCGAAATCTACCTCAAGGCGGCCGCCTGTTTCGGCGTGCCGCCGGGCGAGATGGTCGTGTTCGAAGACAGCCAGAATGGCTGCCGGGCGGCGGTCGCCGCCGGGGCGGTCGTGGTGGCCGTGCCCGGCGGGCACAGCCACTTGCACGATTTCAGCGGCGCCACGCTGGTGGCCGACACGCTGGCCGATCCCCGGATTTACGACCTGCTGCAGATTCCGGGTCCTCGAACCGGCTTTGGCACCATCGAAGAATAA
- a CDS encoding DJ-1/PfpI family protein — protein MPQVLMPIGDASEVMDTLYPFFRLPEDGFEVVVCGPEARLYHLVTHEIPPGDDRWDITREGPGYHLRATAAFRDVQPERFAGLFISGGRAPEYLRYDQDLLRITRHFFETGKPVASVCHGIEILTAAGVIRGRKVTTVAKCALDAQQGDAAYVDQPCVVDGNLVTARTWHDSTPFMKAFVGLLRSAATVA, from the coding sequence ATGCCCCAAGTTTTAATGCCGATCGGCGACGCCAGCGAGGTGATGGACACGCTCTATCCCTTCTTTCGCTTGCCCGAAGACGGCTTCGAGGTGGTCGTTTGCGGTCCCGAAGCCCGCCTCTATCACCTTGTCACGCACGAGATCCCGCCCGGCGACGACCGTTGGGACATTACGCGCGAAGGCCCCGGCTACCATCTGCGTGCCACGGCGGCCTTCCGCGACGTTCAGCCGGAACGGTTCGCCGGGCTGTTCATTTCCGGCGGCCGGGCACCCGAATATCTGCGCTACGACCAGGATCTGCTGCGAATTACGCGGCACTTCTTCGAGACCGGCAAGCCGGTCGCATCCGTGTGTCACGGGATCGAAATCCTGACGGCCGCGGGCGTCATTCGCGGCCGCAAGGTGACGACCGTGGCCAAATGTGCTCTCGACGCCCAACAGGGCGACGCCGCCTACGTGGACCAGCCGTGCGTAGTCGACGGCAATCTCGTGACCGCTCGCACCTGGCACGACAGCACGCCCTTCATGAAGGCATTCGTCGGCCTGCTGCGTTCGGCGGCAACCGTAGCATAA
- a CDS encoding metallophosphoesterase: MLNALILFLLAAGQFELMVMLVNRLHAYRIRGPALRWVRDLHELLILLLPVFMAWVVGWHGTRLLAGGSWLALPIGWFVYLAICGMGTLGMFYSAVRYALRSLPAAQLSNHTHVVNVAEQLGYRPLGDGPYASLTRLPGNQLFQVEVSEKVYRLPRLPSEWDGLSILHLTDFHYIGTLDRPFFERLIELGQATRPDLIVFTGDLLDDMRLLDWLEPTLGRLEAPLGRYFILGNHDWYLQPDRIREAMTSLGWHDLAGRTAVVAGDKSPLVLGGSEVPWMGRHPDFSASPHDAFRILLSHTPDNLPWARRQGIDLMLSGHNHGGQVVLPIVGPIYSPSKHGCRYASGVFDAPPTLLYVSRGISGRHPVRWRCRPELTKLVLMSS; this comes from the coding sequence ATGTTGAATGCCTTGATCCTGTTCCTGCTCGCCGCCGGGCAGTTCGAGCTGATGGTGATGCTCGTCAACCGGCTGCACGCCTACCGCATCCGCGGACCTGCGCTGCGCTGGGTCCGCGACCTACACGAGCTGTTGATCCTCCTTCTGCCGGTCTTCATGGCTTGGGTCGTGGGCTGGCACGGCACGCGGCTGCTGGCGGGCGGAAGCTGGCTGGCGTTGCCGATCGGTTGGTTCGTTTACTTGGCGATTTGTGGGATGGGCACGCTCGGCATGTTCTACTCGGCGGTGCGATATGCCCTGCGGTCGTTGCCCGCGGCGCAACTCTCGAATCACACCCACGTGGTAAACGTCGCCGAGCAACTTGGCTACCGGCCGCTCGGCGACGGCCCTTACGCCTCGCTCACGCGCCTGCCGGGAAATCAGCTTTTTCAGGTCGAAGTGTCGGAAAAGGTGTATCGCCTGCCGCGGCTGCCGAGCGAGTGGGACGGACTTTCCATCTTGCACCTCACCGACTTCCACTACATTGGCACGCTCGATCGACCGTTTTTCGAGCGCCTGATCGAGCTTGGCCAGGCGACGCGCCCAGACCTGATCGTGTTCACCGGCGACCTGTTGGACGATATGCGGCTGCTCGATTGGCTCGAACCGACCTTGGGCCGGCTGGAGGCGCCCCTGGGCCGCTACTTTATTCTGGGCAATCACGACTGGTATTTGCAGCCCGACCGCATTCGTGAAGCGATGACGAGCTTAGGTTGGCACGACCTGGCAGGCCGCACCGCCGTGGTCGCGGGCGATAAGTCTCCCTTGGTGCTGGGCGGCAGTGAGGTGCCGTGGATGGGCCGGCATCCCGACTTTTCGGCTTCGCCGCACGATGCCTTTCGCATTCTCCTGAGCCACACCCCCGACAATTTGCCGTGGGCCAGGCGTCAGGGGATCGATCTGATGCTCTCCGGTCATAACCACGGCGGCCAGGTTGTGCTGCCGATCGTGGGACCGATCTACTCGCCGAGCAAGCACGGCTGCCGCTATGCCTCCGGCGTCTTCGACGCTCCACCAACCTTGCTCTACGTCTCGCGCGGCATCTCCGGTCGCCACCCCGTTCGTTGGCGATGCCGGCCGGAGTTGACCAAGCTGGTGCTGATGTCATCGTAA
- the glnA gene encoding type I glutamate--ammonia ligase codes for MKPKEVLALCREKDVKAVDLRFMDFPGIWQHFTIPVNKLEEDIFEDGLGFDGSSIRGWQAINESDMILVPQPETAVIDPFTTLPTISMICNIQDPITREDYTRDPRNVARKAVNYLKSTGIADTCFIGPEAEFFVFDDIRFDAKAQESYYHIDSIEGEWNRGRVESPNLGYKLRHKEGYFPVPPADQLMDIRNEMMQTMIECGMDVEAQHHEVATAGQCEIDLRFQDLVKMADYMCMYKYIIKNVAKKYNKTVTFMPKPLYGDNGSGMHTHISLWKQGEPLFAGSGYAGLSEMALYAIGGLLRHAPSILAFSNPTTNSYKRLVPGYEAPVNLAYSQRNRSASCRIPMYSPSPKAKRVEFRCPDPSCNPYLSFSAMLMAVIDGIQNKINPGEPLDKDIYDLSPEELAEVPKTPGSLDEALDSLERNHAFMLRGDVFTEDVIGTWIKYKREKEVDAMRLRPHPYEFCLYYDI; via the coding sequence GTGAAACCCAAAGAGGTATTGGCTCTCTGCCGAGAAAAAGACGTTAAGGCGGTCGATCTGCGATTCATGGACTTTCCGGGCATCTGGCAGCACTTCACCATCCCGGTCAACAAGCTGGAAGAGGACATCTTCGAAGACGGCCTCGGCTTCGACGGCTCCAGCATCCGTGGCTGGCAGGCCATCAACGAGAGCGACATGATTCTCGTGCCGCAGCCGGAGACGGCGGTGATCGATCCGTTCACCACCCTCCCCACGATCAGCATGATCTGCAACATTCAGGATCCGATCACGCGGGAGGATTACACCCGCGATCCGCGAAATGTTGCCCGCAAGGCGGTCAACTATCTGAAGAGCACCGGCATTGCCGACACCTGCTTCATCGGCCCCGAAGCCGAGTTCTTCGTCTTCGACGACATCCGCTTCGACGCCAAAGCCCAGGAGTCGTACTACCACATCGACAGCATCGAGGGCGAGTGGAACCGCGGCCGGGTGGAAAGCCCGAACTTGGGCTACAAGCTGCGTCACAAGGAAGGCTACTTCCCGGTGCCGCCGGCCGACCAGTTGATGGACATCCGCAACGAGATGATGCAGACCATGATCGAGTGCGGCATGGACGTCGAGGCCCAGCACCACGAGGTGGCAACGGCCGGGCAGTGCGAGATCGACCTGCGCTTCCAGGATCTCGTCAAGATGGCCGACTACATGTGCATGTATAAGTACATCATCAAGAACGTCGCCAAGAAGTACAACAAGACGGTGACGTTCATGCCCAAGCCGCTTTACGGCGACAACGGCTCCGGCATGCACACGCACATCTCGCTCTGGAAGCAGGGCGAGCCGCTCTTCGCCGGCAGCGGCTACGCCGGCCTGAGCGAAATGGCCCTCTACGCCATCGGCGGGCTGCTGCGGCATGCTCCTTCGATTCTGGCTTTCTCGAACCCCACGACCAACAGTTACAAGCGGTTGGTGCCGGGCTACGAAGCGCCGGTGAACCTGGCTTACTCGCAACGGAACCGTTCGGCCTCGTGCCGCATTCCGATGTACAGCCCCAGCCCCAAGGCCAAACGCGTCGAGTTCCGCTGCCCCGATCCGAGCTGCAATCCCTATCTCTCGTTCTCGGCCATGCTGATGGCCGTGATCGACGGGATTCAGAACAAGATCAATCCGGGCGAGCCGCTCGACAAGGACATTTACGACCTCTCGCCCGAAGAACTGGCCGAGGTGCCCAAGACGCCGGGCAGTCTCGACGAAGCGCTCGATTCGTTGGAGCGCAACCACGCCTTCATGTTGCGGGGCGACGTGTTCACCGAGGACGTGATTGGGACCTGGATCAAGTACAAGCGTGAGAAGGAAGTCGACGCCATGCGGCTGCGACCGCACCCCTACGAGTTCTGCCTGTACTACGATATCTAA
- a CDS encoding DUF4058 family protein, producing the protein MPIHDWTRVDARLFQSFHLSWICAISDSLNNGGLPGSHYAMIERKELPPLYDFADLGPPPKLDPHDEKANADVVVSVAAEPPPGRILRLTSEYGYAAAANRITIRGVESEVVAVIEILVPGNKATTAALRSFVDRAASFLRHGIHLLVIDLFPPTRHAPFGIHAAIWQEFATEDTAEIAPPKERPRMLAAYSAGQELTAYIETRNVGDPLTDMPVFLRPEEYVRVPLEATYQKAWSNFPGVLKRRVDTWE; encoded by the coding sequence ATGCCAATACACGATTGGACACGGGTTGATGCGAGGCTGTTTCAGAGCTTTCACCTAAGCTGGATTTGCGCGATCAGCGACTCGTTGAACAACGGCGGGCTGCCCGGGAGCCACTACGCGATGATCGAGCGGAAAGAGCTTCCGCCGCTTTATGATTTTGCGGACTTGGGACCGCCGCCGAAGCTCGATCCGCACGACGAAAAAGCGAATGCCGACGTCGTCGTGAGTGTCGCCGCGGAGCCTCCGCCCGGACGTATCCTGCGACTGACATCAGAATACGGTTATGCAGCGGCGGCGAACCGCATCACCATTCGTGGCGTCGAAAGCGAGGTCGTGGCAGTAATCGAGATCTTGGTTCCTGGCAACAAAGCCACGACCGCGGCGTTGCGGTCCTTCGTCGATCGCGCGGCATCGTTTCTGCGTCATGGCATCCATTTGCTCGTGATCGATCTTTTTCCGCCGACGCGCCATGCCCCCTTCGGCATTCACGCAGCCATCTGGCAGGAATTCGCCACCGAGGACACAGCCGAGATCGCCCCACCGAAGGAACGACCTCGGATGCTGGCAGCCTATTCTGCCGGCCAAGAACTCACCGCGTACATTGAAACGCGTAACGTCGGCGATCCGCTGACCGACATGCCCGTCTTTCTCAGGCCCGAAGAATACGTGCGTGTGCCTTTGGAAGCGACCTATCAAAAAGCCTGGAGCAACTTTCCGGGGGTGCTCAAACGACGCGTCGACACGTGGGAGTAG